One stretch of Narcine bancroftii isolate sNarBan1 chromosome 8, sNarBan1.hap1, whole genome shotgun sequence DNA includes these proteins:
- the LOC138741778 gene encoding leucine-rich repeat transmembrane protein FLRT1-like encodes MLLQTMDFKNCLLFSVTIPALLMPSVLSTCPYLCRCDNGFVYCNDRGLTSIPAKMPEDSTTLFLQNNQINNAGIPNQLKYLLNIKVIYLYENALDEFPINLPRSLKELHLQDNNIRAITHDALSRIPFLEKLHLDDNSVSTVSIEENAFADSKHLKLLFLSRNHLSSIPTGLPKTLEELRLDDNRIATIPQYAFKGLVNLRRLVLDGNLLANQRIADETFSRLQNLTELSLIRNSLSFPPSNLPNSNLQKLYLQDNLISYIPPKAFSKMRRIQRLDISNNNLTNLPKGVFDDLVNLSQLLLRNNPWYCGCKMMWLRDWLQTSAFHVNVRGLMCQGPDKVRGMAVKDIKTEMNECFETGLHGGNTALKTTPIVRTVTATQGLQFTYKPRRPNLKSPDSVVDHPLSGGSGTKPIIINVMPLTADSIRITWRAMLPVTSFRLSWLRLDHNPSVGSITETLVQGDQTEYLLTALEPKSTYIICMVTMEASNFYVRDETPVCAKAETADLYSPTTTLNREQEESDQVALPLAGIIGGASALVFIVVVLAAFCCYINNNRNVFSQDQPYNRGCRKKDDYAEAGTKKDNSILEIRGGGFQMIPLNNQQRPKEEYVIHTIFPSNGTSLYKNSHSKALGSNRGYRDGGIPDAEYSYT; translated from the coding sequence ATGCTGCTACAAACAATGGATTTCAAAAATTGCTTGTTGTTCTCCGTTACCATACCAGCACTACTGATGCCAAGTGTTCTATCTACTTGTCCATATCTGTGTCGATGTGACAATGGATTTGTTTACTGCAATGATCGAGGCTTGACATCTATTCCTGCAAAAATGCCAGAAGACTCCACAACTCTTTTTCTACAAAATAACCAGATTAATAATGCTGGGATTCCAAACCAACTGAAGTACCTATTGAACATAAAAGTGATTTACCTTTATGAAAATGCTTTGGATGAGTTTCCAATAAACCTTCCGAGATCACTAAAAGAGTTGCATCTTCAGGATAATAACATTAGGGCCATTACCCATGATGCACTGTCAAGGATTCCTTTCTTGGAAAAATTACATTTGGATGATAACTCTGTGTCCACAGTTAGCATTGAGGAAAATGCTTTTGCTGACAGTAAACACCTTAAATTGCTTTTTTTATCAAGGAACCATCTGAGCAGCATCCCTACCGGTCTTCCTAAAACACTGGAGGAATTGAGATTGGATGACAACCGAATTGCCACCATTCCACAGTACGCATTCAAAGGCTTGGTTAACTTGAGGCGTTTAGTATTGGATGGTAATCTTTTAGCTAATCAAAGAATCGCAGATGAGACTTTCAGTAGACTTCAAAATCTGACTGAACTTTCACTGATCAGAAACTCTTTGAGTTTTCCACCATCGAATCTACCCAATTCCAATTTACAGAAGCTGTATCTTCAGGATAACCTCATTAGCTACATTCCACCCAAAGCTTTTTCTAAAATGAGACGGATACAGAGACTGGACATATCAAataataatttaacaaatttgCCCAAAGGAGTCTTTGATGACTTGGTGAACTTGAGTCAGCTGCTCTTACGCAACAATCCTTGGTACTGTGGCTGCAAGATGATGTGGCTGAGAGATTGGTTGCAAACATCTGCATTTCACGTTAACGTAAGAGGGTTGATGTGCCAAGGCCCTGATAAAGTTCGAGGAATGGCAGTCAAAGACATCAAAACAGAAATGAATGAATGTTTTGAGACTGGTTTGCATGGTGGCAATACAGCTCTGAAGACAACCCCGATCGTACGTACAGTAACTGCCACTCAAGGATTACAATTCACTTACAAACCAAGGCGACCAAATCTGAAGTCACCAGATTCCGTCGTGGACCATCCTTTGTCTGGAGGATCAGGAACAAAACCAATAATCATTAATGTTATGCCTTTAACTGCTGACAGCATTCGTATAACATGGAGGGCAATGTTGCCAGTCACATCCTTCAGGCTTAGTTGGCTTAGACTTGATCATAACCCATCTGTTGGATCTATAACTGAAACCTTGGTACAAGGAGATCAGACTGAATATCTTCTCACAGCCCTTGAACCCAAGTCAACCTACATCATCTGCATGGTTACAATGGAGGCCAGCAACTTCTATGTCAGAGATGAAACGCCAGTCTGTGCCAAAGCAGAGACTGCTGATTTATATAGTCCTACCACAACATTAAACAGGGAGCAAGAAGAATCAGATCAAGTAGCCCTTCCACTGGCTGGTATTATTGGAGGTGCATCAGCCTTGGTATTTATAGTTGTTGTCCTTGCAGCATTCTGCTGTTACATCAACAACAATAGGAATGTTTTCTCACAGGATCAACCTTATAACAGGGGTTGTAGGAAAAAGGATGACTATGCAGAAGCAGGGACAAAGAAAGATAATTCCATTTTAGAAATCAGAGGGGGTGGGTTTCAGATGATTCCTCTCAACAACCAACAGCGACCAAAGGAGGAATATGTGATTCACACAATATTTCCATCCAATGGGACAAGTCTTTACAAGAACAGTCATAGTAAAGCACTTGGCAGTAACCGAGGTTACAGAGACGGTGGGATACCAGATGCCGAATATTCCTACACGTGA